DNA from Rosa rugosa chromosome 6, drRosRugo1.1, whole genome shotgun sequence:
cccgcctactcaCACTTAAACACAAAACAACTGCGAAACTCACTTAAGTCCATAACCATACtcactacgatccaaaacttaagaaaactagttcacaaaatcaatttccttcacttaaataaaactatgtccacaagtcatagtcaggtcaacagaccaaggtgtccaaacggagaatttccaatccagttgtctttgtgacacgcaaaatatcaatcaaaaatgatgctcgcaacatcaaccacgtatacaaaacatgttcctcggatctcgatttaaatttagaaatactaaaactaccactagtcccacttcaaatagcccttaagattttaggtactcggagagaactcaaatatatagtcgttcgtctcaatcactcaacacgagatcaaactccgttctcgcacctcaaactctgctcaacaatttacaagcacatggaagaattaaccacaataatttcttccctaaccgcaacactactcacaactccacatgagtctagaatctattcaaatgcatctgtatgtccaacttaagaaggcaaaattattatcaattaatactcgtatccacactaggtacgtgcataggtccacatcatgccttcaaccaaacacttcaacatccaaaagaaccttacttccataaaacaatcctcgttgacttaacagagttgaatcaagaggttcctattcctcaaagattgtaactcgcggccactgaacttatttcaatacgaacctacaagacaactgtaaggttctaagtacaaccccttcgaatatccatcacctaaggggtatagtatgcttggctaatacatgtataacacttaaaacatagtataagtcaaatacaaattcatattaaccaagtcaatactatagggaaggtattcacgttcctaaaacgacctagcggcctaaacaactcccaacactcacgcatacccaatgacttagccaataccgaagagcacacgatggggatccgctgcagacgggccatcactcggaaggtattgacacatcaccaaatatgcaccttacgctctgataccaaactgtcacgccccgaattttgaataataaattcaaatccgaaacatgaataattacaattacaaaatccaaatctcgaaacttcgagttcattattacaattcactctcacaagcaatattgtaaagctcaaatgagcataacacacctcacaacgtacaattgctgtaaaactctaacaattgttctaaccgcacgatcaccgtcctggttctcctgtcctgtaggattacccgctacacaatttgaatagtgtaccgggagttgcaacaacacaaaacccggtaagctttttacagccagtatgagtaaacaagaagaactgttgatttaataaaatacatttcctttaactcaagtatagaaatgtagaaacatcacaattacaatgatcaccacaaaaccacttcactttctcactctcatatatatatataaatatatatatatatataaatattatacacttatgagtcactccccgttaccctcataaggtcactcaacatttggcagacagactagagctctaactgatcgtttccacctacccggcgcgagggcgtggttcacgatttaatgctattagtttccacctacccggtacaagggcgtggttcactaatagatgccatggtcacccccgtgacctattgatctccacagatcaatatatctcaacaaatcaacaatttattgtttctcaacaataaatttaatacctctcacaatattgttgcttttcaacaataaactcaacacaaccataacagtacataatatctcacaatttcaacaatacatattatttcacataaataatatatatatagatagacattcacacaggaatgcccattaataccaactatagttcatatgattgcaacaaaataaagcaattaattgtattgggttcgtaatatgaaccacgtgaggtttactcacctcgatattcccgctgcgtcttcaattcaacacaatacacaccgaaatctttcacccaagggagaccgtcaatcacctaatcacacatgaccttattttagccaataactcaaaaacatactcaaacgacaatccaacggtcggatcgaaattaaatgatgatccaacggtcggatcctcacggatcgcctttaggatcaccctccaaaaatcatcacgaagatccaacggtcggatcttcctgaatcgtccttactaacatcttcacaaatttatacaaaaatccgacggacggattctcacgaatcgccttccgaatcaccatttctcaattatacgaagatccaacggtcggatcttcgcccatgaccacacaaagccactgggacagtcataagatcatcatatcaaaactacaagtccatctgacggtcctaacttcacatatcacgaatcaaacgatcgaaatcgatcgaaacgtaaaaattcataacttaatcatatgatatccaaaaattgcgtataatatatcaaaatgatcgtattgaaatatagaatctgaaaatgtacagaaaccatatttttgatccccggaggtggccggaaagggccgccggagttagtggcagagccgccgccgaccaccaccaatggtgtcggggccgggctgctcttcttcctctcatcatgcttaacaactttcataactagcacgaagtctgaaaatgaccggaaggggtcgaaaattaccttgaacagtatgaaggtggccggaattttccagaaaccggcgagaaactgcagaaaacggcgagctccaattcgacgtaaaaacgtcaatttaaggctttgATTCCTTcttaagagttgttaagaaactcaagaagaactcactggttcaagaatcacagaaaaatatggtctgtagctcgagatataccgatcgaaagcttcggtggtcggaaaaattccagaatccggcgagcttgagtttcgacgtaaaaacttcaacgaaacgcttcgattccttctggagagtttctcagaacttcaaggtgagctcactggttcaagaatcactcaaaaatacgtcctgtagctcgagatatttggatcgatagctccggtttcgttcttggcggggttgacttgtagttgctgctacgggatgcgccgccgtgcaaggctgcttctgggggcttcagaaggttgaggcgaaaCCAATGAGACAAGAATCAAGAGATATGGTaacctgtagctcaagatattgagattgaaccaaaacgagctcaaacagAAACCgactcctccgccgccgctgctGGCCGTCTTACGGTACGAGGCTGccactggcagctgcgcaaggtcaaGGTGAAGGTATGGGAAGTGGTCTGAGGTTGATTGATGGTCTATGGAGCAAGAACAAGCTTTGGAGAAAATGCTCTGTTTCTTTGAGTGTTTTCGGATGAGAATGagaattgtttttgagtttagtCGACTCAACAAGGCCAAACAGCATTATACAATGCTTAATCATGTAAGTAAAGCACCGATAATTAATTAAAGTAAAGCACTATCAATCAACTAAATTAAAGCATCGGAAATCAACTAAAGTAAAGCAATGGCAATCATGTTTTTGCTTTGATAAAAATGAGGTTATTACAAAATTACTTAACGATTAGAATTGATATACAAAAATGACAAATAGAGCAATGTTCTCACCTGTTTTCAAATTATAATTTGCTTATCACAAAACTCCTTTGACCAAAGCCAAACAGTCCAAGACACACAACAGAACCTGCATTAGAAAATAATCATCTTTCAAAACATACTCTAACCAACGCATGATAACTGCACAGTCAAACTGTACAACCATTGCAATGAAACTGAAAAGCCTAGCTTGAATCCCTTTAAATTTCAACCCATATTTCAATCCACAGCAAAAGTTCTAGCAGCTAGATTACTCTTCCCCGCTGTGTTTATATTGGTCATTTAGCACTTTTTATTTTGATCATGAAATTGATGATTTACTATGTTCAATAAGATTTTGCTGCTACTACATAGCAAACccttttatttttgaaagggCCTATATTTGATTAAGCTGACCACTTCTGTAAGTCGTTCTAAATAAAAAACACTAAAATCCTAAACCTATAACTGCACATTCCGTAACATACTGTcccaaaacaaaatcaagcaGCAATGCCAGTGGACATGAACACAAAAGGCAGTACTTGGTTACTAAAAGCAAAAAGAATTTCTCATTCAGTtaagaaagagaaaaacataTACTTCAAGAAGACAGTTCTCTTGCCCTTGAATCTTCCAAATACAACAATCGATCAACACAGTTTCAGAGGTAATACTTGCTGTACATAATATAAAATGTCAGCAATCCCTTCACGTGCAGAGTGAACTCAATAGAAATATAAAAATTGCATTTCACATTAACCTTTAATCTCCACTGTAATTTCATGGCAGAAGGAAGTTTGTAGTTCTCCCAAGTTTAAAACCGAGTATAGATTTTTAtagttgaatttttttatttttttttcacatcacaTACAACTTCCTATACAATAATATCTCATAAGCTGTTTTCTGTAGCTATGACCAACTTCAACTCTATTTCAAACTCATAGATCAACCTCTAAATCCCAGATTAACTTGAATCCAATCATTAAGGAAATAATAtttcaaaactgaaaacaaatcaacaacagCAAACAACAGAAACCTTTTTATTTTAAGGTCAGatctgaaaaaagaaaacaacaatgaAATTCACACACAAACCATAAAAGGTAAATGCAGAGATATAACTAAATTAACAACGAAAATAAATAGAAAGTAACTAAACCTTGACTGAAGGGTTAATCAAATGAACTTTGAGTGTAGCTTAGAAGGACCTCCTTTATTTGGCCTGCACAATAAAGTAAATGGAAATGTCAGACAAAGAATTCAGGCTTTAGAAGAAAGCTGCACTCTACATACATAAAAAGGTAATAACACGACCCATCTATATTGATCTGTGAGGTTTGGTTTTAATAATCTTGTAGGTCAGATATCAAGAATTCATCTTTTTAAAGAACAATGGTCCATAGTATCATCTTTTTACCAGTCTCAAATTTGATAGAATTCCAAATATCTGGTTGCTTGTCTTTTGACAAATCAATGCACTTAGCATAGGAACCACCTTCAATGTTTGACACATGATTGTCACTGTAGCAGTGCTCATCATCTCCAATTAAGTACGTATTATGATCTGCAGACAGAGTTGTTTTGTCAGTTTTTATGACAGATGAGCCACAAGCATCCCTCTTTATGCATCTTACACTAAAATTCAATGAACCATTGTCTTATGCTACCCATATAGAGCACATCAACTAGATTCAGCTTACAAATCAACGAAATAAATCgaacaataaaagaaaaacaaagaaaaaacttACCACTCAATAAGTTTTGCAAAAGTGAGCTCAAAGAGTGTAATCATAAAGTAGAGAATCCAATACGTAAGTCATTGGCGATCATCAGTTGGTGATTTGGTCTCTATAACCCGAATTGAGGCATACCTGCACAACAACCCAGAATCAGTTAACCAGATTACAGAGGATTTAACATGAACACAGAACAAtgcataagaaaaaaaaaaaaggatcagaATTCAGAAAGCTATAATCTTTGAACCAAAACTTACAGTGGCTAAACCAAACTAACCACAGGCCTGCAAGAAACAAACCCCCAAATCAGATTAcataaccaaaaaaaagaaaacgaaaaaaaaaaaggttttggtAAAGTGGGTAATAGTAGTTGATACCCAGCAAGAACATCGAAGTTTTTAAGGAGAACTTTGAGGAAACTTCCAGCACCAGATCCCATCTCCGGTTTCTGAATGTCGGTAACTGAGAACTGAAACTGAAGGGTTCTTTGCCTTCTTTCAGTCTTTCGAGATCCGAGATCCGAaatccgagagagagagagagagagcttgctcGTGGAGGTGATGGCGCCGGCAAGGGGGCGGAGGCggttaatgagagagagagagagaaagagagagagataatagCGGGAGTGAGCGGATGAGGGGGAAGCGGTGGTGGCTGTGGAAAGAGATtgggagaggaaggaggagagggcTAGGGTTCGGGGAATAAGAGGAGAGAAAGTGAGTTGGAAAAATTTTAAGTGTggggaatgaaaattttgttccccgcgttcctgaaaatttttaacttagtgtttccgcgtttttgaaaattttagaatcaaaatatagacatcggtcaacagtaaaaaacgatgtcagttatatgcatacaaatcggtttttgaggaatcgatgttaatgacattgttttacatcgcgtgtatttctcaccgatttaattgtcgtgatgtctatgagcataattctagtagtgatgtTTTTCGATTTGGTTATGAGCTTTGCAACAGCCTTCTCGGGTATGACAACTTCAAGTATACTCCGAGTGACAAGTGTCACGGGTATTCTATTGGAAGAAGTATAGAAAGCATCAATAACGTAGAGATATTCATAGACAgcaaaaccaaagaaaaaagaggGACAATACGTAGATACTTTGATCTACAGATCACAAATAAAAGTTCAGCTTTTGTTTTAAAGTccattttgaaatttgaacttaTTCATAAATTCATAAAAAATCATAACATCTAACTATCAGTAAAATATCATTTTCAGGGCCGGAACTGAATCTTCACATTGATTATCAACTTCAATACTAATTACAAACAGTAGCAGAAATTTAACATTTCTATCAGAATACTAAACATGTCTAAGAACTGAGTTTCATGACAATGAATGTCATGGACAAAATGTTGATGATGATCAACCTACATTGAAAAAAGGTATTAAAGAATTAAAAGATTTGGCTTAGTTCCTACTCTGTAACAATGGAATGCATGCACTACAAGAAAAGTAGTCTACGACAACAACATAATAACAACGTGCTTTAAATGCTCGTTGTTACATACAGTCTTCTACAACAGGCAAAGAATATACGTTGTAGAACAACGTGCAAAGCttattgttgaataattacaacAACTTGCTTCGCCCATTTTCAACAACGTGCAAAGCGCGATGTTAAGGACTCTTGGACTTTTAATGACTCTGGCATCTACAACATGCGCCGAATGTTGTCGAAAGTGATTGACAACGTGAATTGCATGTTGTTAAAcatgttttttcttgtagtgatgAAAATAGAAGTGCCAACTCATATTGCAAGCAATACTTCAAGCTTCAATAGGAGTCACCAATTGTGTCTAAACAAAAAGAGAAGAGGAACCATCATTTGTGCAATTTCAGAACTTGTGCAGAATTCTCACTATGGTATAGCACACCCTTCGTGGGATTTCTCAAATGGAATTTGATTGTGATATACATCGTAACATGATATAGAGGGGTGGAAATACTGAACCAAGTTTGTTTGACAAGATAATTGATATGAGTATAGATGAATATTTCTTGTAAGAGAGAAACAAATCACACGTAaaatttgtataataaaatctcTGTTAAAGACAAAAAAGCCAGACTATTGAGGATATATCCTACTACTAGAATATATTAATGATCGCTCAGAGGTCAGTACATAAAATACTAACTAGAATATATTATTGCAATACGTTTATCTGTATGCCTACCCAGGTACGTACCATGGGGAAAAAACACCTTAACCTCACTCTGTACAATGGAGGCTGATCATCGCTTCCAACCTAGGAAGATGGCTTGATTCGTACTCTTCTCTCAGCACTCTAACAATCTGACTCATTCTTGTAAAATAGGCAGATTATGTGATCAGAAATAAATTATGACTATatatatgaagaacaaaaataaaatggaaaTTGTTAAATATTACCTACAAGATGAAATGAGAATGCATAAAATACCAGCAGTACTTCGATTCTTCGAAAGAAACTAACCTGGAAAAGAAGGATTTTTCACAACATTTTATGGTAAAGGCACATATATACAAGCCCGAAATTGCATTTTCACACAAGCTCACTCAAATTGATAGCATTTTGTACCTTGGATGATGATGGATTGAAACCAGCATCAGTCTCTGCAACGGGAGCCTAAACCCATCCATGAGCCAAGCCTCCCTTGAATTTCTACTGCCAACTATAGAGGACAATGCTTCACTAGATGTAGTGGCAGAGATAAAACATAGCACTACCTTATCATTTTTGTTCCATTCCTTAAATTCCCTAGTAACTTCAGCAGTTATCCCATCATTAGTAATCAAGAACTGAGGCGAATATGGACATGTACCATCAGTGTATCCCTTTAAATCAAGACTTTGCAGTAAACTTTCCATTTGAAAGAACCATGGAATGTAATTATTGTGATCAAGCCTCAAAGTAATCAAATTCTGCATACTGGAAAGAAGACACATGATCGATGGGCAATTGTGTATCTCTGTTCATGATGAAAATGAGGATGAGCTGCAAACCACGACTAGCCAAGATGGAAAAATGCAGGGACAGACTTCAGTTTTCAGTATCTGTTTAAGATGAAATTTCCTCAAGATAGGAGTGACTCTTCAAGGACATGATAAATGTCAATATTCGGTATCAATAATATCTTCAGCAAGAAGATAGCATAAGGCATTTGACTCCAAGAAACAGAAGAGGAGTGACCCTTTATAGGATTGTGAATCTTTAATAACCAAATGGTAGGTGATTACCCTTCGTTGGATAAGAATGATAAGCCACAAAAGTCACCAAGATTATTATCCCCGACTAGCGCCAGTAATGTGATTCCATCCACTCAAACCTTTGTGGGATTAACCTCAAAGAAATCAACTCTGCCAACAAACAATAGCAAGCACCTTCCTGCACTTATATTGCAAATATACAAACGCCAACACCACTTCAAGAAAACCTTCAATTATTTCAAGTTGTCTTGGCACTGAAATAGTGTCACTTGTACAACAAAATTATTAAAGAAAACTACCGGTTGCATAACTATCACTTGAACACCAATACTGTTATACTGATAAGAAATTATGCACTCCAAACAGTAACTACTCCAAACCAATTCTTCAAGCTTCAATAGGAGTCACCAATTGTGTCTaaacaaaaagagaagagaaCCATCCTTTGTGCAATTTCAGAACTTGTGCAGAATTCTCACTATGGTATAGGCGTATACACTACAAGAAAATGACTCTTTTACCGCGcacattttacggcgtgcatcaaTGAGTGCCGTAATAGGCATACATTTACGGCGCACTTTTACGGCATGCCGTTAATACCCTTTCTGAtatagtcttttacggcgtgcattagatgcacgccgttaatgtcAATTTTCATCTGGTGTTTTATGGCATGCACTAGATACACGCCGTAATTGTGTTATCTTTTACAGCCTGCAAGAATGTGCGCCGTTAATGTGGTGTTTAATATAGTCTTTTACAGCATGCAttaatgtgtgccgtaaaagtatAAGGCGCGAAATTTTCACCATACTTTCTATTTCCCTCCATCTCTTCCCTCTACACTttctaattctattttttttcatttcataaatcaaaacttttctctctcccttttttcatttcataaatCAAAACTTTTCTTTCTCCCCAACAGACCTcagttttcctttttccatctCTTCCCTCCACGTCTCTTCCCACCGCCGTTCAGTGGGTTCGCTCTCCGCCACGGGGATCTGAAGTTGAAAGCCCCACGTTTTCTGCTGAGCTGAAGTTGTTTCTGAAACCAAAGTTGTTATCGATCCCCACGTTTTCCCGTCGCCGTTCAGTGGATTCGCTCTCCGCCGAGTCGCCGGCCACCTCTCACCACCACCATGTTTTCTGCTCTTGTCATCGAGATGCCGTGGATCGATTGAGGTCCAAATTAAAGAACATTGAAGTGATCGATCACCGCTCTCGGAGATTCGGGCCACCGGAATCCGGGTCTTGAAGTTTCTGAAACccatttggagaaagttgagaaCTTCGGCCTTGTCTTGCTCATTTGCTATCTGGGTTTTtttctctcaccaaatcaaGGTACAATTTTTTTCACTTATTGTTTCAGCTTTCATCTTTTGAATTGTGGGAAGGCTTCTTGTCTGCTTACTTTGCCTAGTTTGTTGGTTTGACTATCTGTACCTACATTTGAGAGTTTAATTTTGATCAATGTTGACTGTTCTAAGCTTTAGTGGGACTTTATAGTTTCATTTCGGGGAATCAAATCCCATTCTAGGTCTATTGAGTTGTGTTCAATATTACAGGGATCAAGCAGAGGTAGCGAATTGGGGAAAAGAGGAGAGACTGCAAGATTGGATACCCAAGGTGAATTCGTGCTCTAATATCCTTAGTATGGTTTCATTATGTTTTGCTTCAGACACGATTGATTAATTCTTGGTTTGGGTTTATGGGATTCCTATCATTTTAATGGTTTCTAAAGAATCCCATTTTGGGCAGTTTAATTGGTAATAAAATCTGGAAGTTAACGCTGAGTACTAATGGAATTCATATATTTGTCTTAGGCTGAAAGGTTGGTTGGGATTTGGGTGGAGTTTGCTTAGTCTACATACCTGTAAGTGATCTTCATCTTAGCTGGTGTTTGCTTTTCAATTACTGATCTTGGTTTATTGAATAGCTCCATGTATTTATATATCTATAATTAAtcgtacatatatataattgtatataCCCGTTTATATATGAACAAATGCACAACAATGATTTGGCCTCGTGGTGAGAGGTTTGATTCAAGTAAATGGTTGATTACTGGAAGTGTTGGATACTAGAAACTTTGTTGTAAAGGTTAACAGAGATCATGCATGCCGTTTCTTTTACCCGGTGCAAATTTTGAAGGTGTTCTTGTTGAGTTTTCAGACTACCATCTTTATGATGATGCATGCTGTGTTCAATTTCTCATAACCATACCACTGGCAATAATTTTGTCAATGTTTGCAGTAATTGTTATCTTTTTCTTGATATTGCCAACTTCTGATCTTTTGAAATTATATTGCTTTATGCATGTGAATGATGGTGGGCTGCTGTTTCATGATATATGCGATTCCTCTTCAAGCATACTTTGAGATAGAAAAGAAATGTATTTAATAAAGTCACTGAGTCAGAAGTTATCCATCAGTTGTTTTTAGCATTTTCAATTTTGAGACATGAGTATTCAGTTGTCTTTTGGTTATGAAAGATAGCAATTACTTCCATGGTTGTATACTGGTCGTCATTATTTAACAAGGTAGTACTATTGTGGCATTATATGTTCCCATGTTAGGTCCAGCATGGTCTATATTTTCCCATGGTTATACTTGACATCGTATTGTGTGTCTTCTATATGCATGTAATGGGAAAGGTTGTGAATGAGCTTTAGACGAGTCATGTTTATTGATACTGTTATATACCTTGATTCTCTCATGTATTTGGGAGTTAACGCTGAGTACTAATGGAATTCATATATTTGTCTTAGGCTGAAAGGTTGGTTGGGATTTGGGTGGAGTTTGCTTAGTCTACATACTTGTAAGTGATCTTAATCTTAGCTGGTGTTTGCTTTTCAATTACTGATTTTGGTTTATTGAAtagctccatatatatatatatatatatatatatataatgatatGAAAAGATTTCTGTAGCTTTCAATTTTGTACGCTGCACGATACAtattcatatacatatatatatatatatatatatatatatatatatatatatatatcaatttttGTACGCTGCactatacatacacacatatatatatatatatatatatatatatatatatatatatatgtatgaataTGTATATATGCACCCATACACACATCTACTTCATTCATAGATTACTTATATTTTTGGTTCTCTTCATTCAAATAGATGATTAGattggattttggattatgAATTGAATGATGAAATTTATATTTGGCCAGTGGTAAGatttctatctttttttttttttttttcttttctcatcagGTGGGATTTTGATTTCTTCTATCTTTTTGCGATTTGGCTCAAGATCACTTGCTAGATGGTTTGAGCTGCCTCAGCGGGGCTTCGCAGTCACTAGAGGAACTCCCATACCCTTTTCAACTTTCtcgtaacaaaaaaaaaaaaaaacttgtaggCCTTTCAGGtgggtttctttctttctcgttTTATTGTTGCTAGCTGTATTGAGGTCCATAGTTTGCTGAAATTCTTATTTAAATGAACATGCAGAGATCTGAGACAAACTTGTAATAATGAGGGAGGAGCATGATGGGTCTATTTTGATTTGGGCAATGCATGATATTGCTATCCTTGGAATAAATTAAATGAAATTATTGATTTACAAGTAGTTGACTAGTTGAGCTCATCTGGGAGGCACATgcagtttttcttttgttttttttttttgtttttttgttttttttttttctgtttgtaaTATGTCGAATTGTC
Protein-coding regions in this window:
- the LOC133714035 gene encoding uncharacterized protein LOC133714035, with translation MCLLSSMQNLITLRLDHNNYIPWFFQMESLLQSLDLKGYTDGTCPYSPQFLITNDGITAEVTREFKEWNKNDKVVLCFISATTSSEALSSIVGSRNSREAWLMDGFRLPLQRLMLVSIHHHPRLVSFEESKYCWYFMHSHFILMSQIVRVLREEYESSHLPRLEAMISLHCTE